The DNA region GTATCCAGGACAAGGCGCGCGAGCACGGAAACGCCGGGTTCACCGAGTTCGTACCGCTCCCCTTCGTCCACACCAGCGCCCCGATCTACCTCGCCGGCGCAGCCCGCCCGGGCCCGACGATGCGCGACAACCTCGCCGTGCACGCGCTCGCCCGGATCATGCTCCACGGCCGCATCGACAACATCCAGACCAGCTGGGTCAAGCTCGGTGTCGACGGCACCAGGGCGATGCTCCAGGCCGGTGCCAACGACCTCGGCGGCACCCTGATGGAGGAGACCATCTCTCGGATGGCGGGCTCCGAGCACGGCTCGGCCAAGACCGTCGCCGAGCTCGAGGAGATCGGTGCGGGCATCGGCCGCCCGGTCGACGAACGGACCACGCTGTACGGGACGCGATGAACCTGCGGCGGGTGGAGCGACGACTCGTCGCGCCGTTCTACCTGAAGATGATGGGTTCGAACGCGACCTTCCTGGACAAGAGGACGTACCGAAGGCTGGTCCGCGTCGGACGGAAGGCGACATCCACGGAAGTGAGAGCGTTGCTGCGGGGCGGCTCGCTGACGGTCGATGCGTGGTACGAGGCTGCGGCTGAGTCCCCGGATCGGGCCGCCCTGCTGACCCACGTCACCGGCCTTGCTCCAGATCATCTGCCATGGCGACCAGTCGTGATGGGTTCGTGGCTGAGCCTCGCCTGCCGCCCCGAGGAGATCGCTGACGACATCCTTTTCTCACTTGCCCGCTGCGACGGCGACCTGACAGCCGCTCCCCTGAGCACGGCAGCTGTCCTGATCGCCGGCGACGCGGCGGTTGAGACGCTCAGGTCCAACCGCCTTCGAGCGGATGAATATGAGGCGGACGCGGTGGCGTACCTCGACGCCGCGCTGGAACGCCTCGGAGAGGTTCCGGTGGAGCCACCCGGAGAGGGGATGCGGGAGCACTTCCGTCGGATAGTCGAGTTCGGCGTAGGCCTTCGACACGACCTCACGCGTTAAGCCGGTCAGCCTCCGAGCCGAACGATCGAGACCGCCAGATCGACGAGGGATCGGGCGCGCGGCGTACGAGCGCCTCAGCCTTCGTATGACTGGATTTCCAGTCATACGACCGGCATGGCGGTCATACGCTCTCATGGCCTCATCGAGGGAGTGGCGGGGGGTATCGGAAACGACTACCCTCTACGATCCTCGCTGAACCGTTCTCGAGGGAGTGAGATGTCCGACCCCACCGGAAGCACCGCTCAACAACAACCGAAACCCACCGAACTCGCCAACGCGGCGGCCGAGGAGGCCCGCCGGCGGCGGCTCGGGCTGCCTCCGATGCCGCGACGGCGGCGCGACCGGACCCGGCCCGTACGTCTGGTGCTGCTCTGGCTCATGAGCGTCGGGGTGCTCGTGGCGGTGGCCTTCCTCGGGACGTCGGCGTGGGCCTACTTCACCGGTGAGATCGGTCCGATGCGCGGTGATGAGAAGGCGGTGGCGCGCACACTCAGCCTCGCCGGCGACACCCCGTCGTGGGCGGACCCGGCGCAGATCCGGTGCGCCGCGGAAGCGGTCGTCAAGGACGAGGGCAGCGCCGGGCTCGCCACCGCCGGAGTGGTCACCAAGACCGGCAACGGCTTCAGCTACACCGGCGAGTGGCCCTCCGCGCTGGGCGCGCAGTGGTACGCGGAGCTGCTCGACTGCGCCGACGGCGGCGCCAACAGCTGGAGCAGGCAGGTCGCGGAGGCCTGGACGCTCGAGGACCCGAGGTGCCTGCGCGAGGTCGGCCGCCCGGCGATCGCCGGCGTCCTCGCGGTCACCAACCTGCGGCTCAGCGACGAGGACCTCGCCGCCAAGAACGTCGCCGCGATCACCGACCTGGACAGCTGCTACGCCCGCACCCCGGAGACGCCGACCGGAGCCGCGTCCGCGGGCTACCGCGAGGTCACGCTGAAGGTCACCGCACCGGCGGTCACCTCCGGCGTCGCCTCCATCGACGACGGCGCCGCGCAGCCGACCGCCGGCGAGGACCCGGAGCTCACCTACACCCTGCCGGTCGCCAAGGGCGGCACCGAGGCCTGCGTGGAGGCGACCACCAAGGTGACGTACGCCTGGGGCACGGTCCGCACCGGCGAGCCGGCCAAGATCTGCGGCAAGGCGCAGGCCGCCACGATCCAGTGGCGCCCCTACAAGCACGCCTGCCCCAAGAACATGCCCAGGTGCGCCTACATGGCGGCGTACATCGAGGGGCTGGCGGACAACCAGAGCCTGACCGTCACCTACCGGATGTCGGGCGATTTCAAGTGCCCGCGCAAGAAGCCCAGCTGCAGCGCCACGGTCAAGGCCGACGACGCGGGCAAGGCACGAGCGCCCGGCATCCTGGTCACCGGCAAGAAGGGCAAGGTCGTGGCCAGCGCGGGCAGCCTGAAGACGACCTACCCCGGCTGAAGCGGAGCCCGAAACCATAGGCACAGCTGAGGGGAAAGGTACGGCTCGTAGGCTGGTGGCCGTGCCCTCCGACCTGACCTTCGGCGCGACCCGCGGCCCCAGCCCCGACCCGGCTCTGCGTCCGCCGGCCCTGCCCCGCAAGCGCCGCCGGACCCTCGTCGACCTCCCCGGCGGGACGTACGCCGCCGGCGACTCCTTCGGCGAGGGATACCAGGCCGACGGCGAGGGCCCGGTGCACCAGGTCGAGCTGCCCGGCTTCCGGCTCGACGCGACCGCGGTGACCAACGAGGAGTTCGCCCGGTTCGTGAAGGCGACCGGTCACGTCACCACGGCCGAGCGGGAGGGCTTCTCCGCCGTCTTCCACCTGGCCTTCGAGGGCGACCCCCGCGACGTGCTGGGCCGCTCCCCCGAGGCGCCCTGGTGGCTCGGCGTGCGTGGCGCCTCCTGGCGCACCCCCGAGGGCCCCGGCTCCAACGTCGGCCGCCGCGGCAACCACCCCGTCGTCCACGTCTCCCACGACGACGCGCTCGCCTACTGCGACTGGGCCGGGACGAGGCTGCCGACCGAGGCCGAGTGGGAGTACGCCGCCCGGGGCGGCCGCGCCGGCTCGAGGTTCCCGTGGGGCGACGACCTGGAACAGGACGGCACCCATCACGCCAACGTCTGGCAGGGAGTCTTCCCCGACACCAACACCGCGGACGACGGGTTCGTCACCACCGCGCCGGTGCGGACGTACGACCCCAACGGGTTCGGCCTGTTCCAGATGATCGGCAACGTCTGGGAGTGGTGTGCGGACTGGTTCTCGCCGACCTACTACAACGACCTCGTCGAAGCCGGGCAGCCCAGCGACCCGCGTGGCCCCGCCGAGGGCCTGACCCGGGTGATGCGCGGCGGCTCCTACCTCTGCCACGACTCCTACTGCCACCGCTACCGGCTCTCGGCGCGCTCCAGCAGCCCGCCCGACTCGACCGCCGGCAACCTCGGGTTCCGCTGCGCGGCCGATGCTCCCGACGCGGCCGATCAGTCGGCCGGGTAGAACTCCTTGGGGCAGGTGTCGCCGGCGCAGTCGGCGTACTTCTTGCTCAGCGAGCGCAGCTCCGTCAGCTCGTCGGCGTACTCGGGGAGCAGCGCGAGCGAACGGATCTGGTAGGGGTCCTCGGCCAGGTCGTAGAGCTCTTCGCTGCCGTCGGAGAAGCGGGCGTAGGTCCAGTCGCCGAAGCGGATCCCGGAGTAGATCTGCTTGTGACCGTCGTTGACCCGCCACGCGGAGAGCGGGATCACCCGGTTCTGAGCGGGCGCGGTGAGCCAGGGCATGAAGTTGACGCCGTCCTGGATCCGGCCCGGCTCGGCGCCGGCGATGGCCATGACCGTGGTGGCGATGTCGGGGTTGCCGACGCCGGTGGCCAGGCTGCGCCCGACCGGGATGCCCGGCCCCCGCAGGATCAGCGGGATCCGCTGCGTCTCGCGGTAGTGCATCAGCTTGCCGTTGATGTTGTGGCCGCCGGTCGTGTAGCCGTTGTCGGAGGAGAAGATGATGATGGTGTTGTCGAGCTGGCCGGTCGCCTGCAGACGGAGTACGTGGCTGGCGACCGCCCGGTCGAGCGCCTGGACGGCCTCGACCCGCTGCTCGTGCGCGATCCGCAGCTCGGCGCGACCCTCCGCGTCGAAGAACTTGCGCGAGGCCGAGATCCGCGGCGCGTCGGTCGGCGTACGGAACATGTAGGGCAGGTCCGGCAGCTCGAGACCGTCGAAGGAGTGCTTGTCCTCGGCCGCCGGCCTGGTCGTGCTGGTGCCCTCGGGGTCGTCCGGCTCACCGGGGCCGCCATGGTGCGGCGCCACGTAGTTGAGCCACATGTACCACGGCTTCTCGGCGCGCTCCGGGGCGGAGATCATCTCGTTGGCCTGGTCCCGCATCACGTACGTCGTGTAGCGGTGGTAGGTCGTGAACTTGCCGTTGTGGTTGATCCGCGGCCGGATGAAGTTGTAGGTCGACATGTCGGTCGTCGCCCGCCAGTCGGTCCACCCGGGAGGCACGTCCTTGGCCGTGCCGCGGAGGCCGTAGCCGTTGAGGTACTTGCCGGCGAAGAGCGTGTCGTAGCCGGCGTCCTGCAACGCCTCGGGCAGCGTGCCGATGTGGTTCATCGCCTCGTAGCCACCGCGTTCGCCGTTGATGGTCACGGTGTGGTGGTTCTGGCTGTACTGCCCCGTCAGCAGCGACGCCCGGGCCGGGACGCAGATCGGCGTGGGCGCGATCGCCTCGGTCATCGAGGTGCCCTGCTCGGCCAGGAGGCTGCGGGTGTGGGGCATGAACTCGAGATCCTCGTAGGCGAGGTCGTCCGCCGTGATCATCAAGATGTTGGGCTTGGTCGAGTAGGGCGCCCACTCGGGCGTCTTCGTCGGTGTCGACGGCACCACGCCCTCCTCGGGAGCGATGCCGACGCGGGCGAAGGCGTTCCCTGCCAGCGTCCCCAACGACCCCAGCGGACCGGTCGAGTCGGGCATCACACCGAGCGCGATCGAGGAGCCCGCGAGCACGGCAACGGCCGCCACCGCCAATCGGGCGCGAGGCGCCATCTACTCTGCTCCCTCGGTCGTTCCCCGCGTCGTCTGTTTCCGTCCGGTTCCACTCCATACCGGACCGGGTTAACGTTACCGAAGGGGGCCTCGATGACCCCAATGCCCGGCCGATGAGGAGACCCAGGTGAGCGAATCGCGCGAGAACTACGGCGACTACAGCGTCGACGACGAGGACCAGATCACCGGCGAGGACGCACTCTCCGGGGACGTCCTCGAGGGTGAGGTGCGCGACGAGCTCGACCACGGCATCGTCACCGCTGACCACTACTCCACCGACTACGGCAACACGCCGTGGGAGGAGGAGCACCGCGAGTGCATCGACCAGCGTCAGCACCAGGAGATCCCCGAGCCGGATCCCTACGCGGTCGAGTACGACGACGCCGAGGAGGCCGACGACCCCGACGGCCGCGAGGTCGGCAACAAACGAGCGGGCCGGCTGGTCGACCCCGACCAGGGTGGCGGCGAGGACACCGACTCCGAGGTCTACGGGATCGACGCCGGCATCGACGGCGCCGGGGCCTCCGCCGAGGAGGCGGCGATGCACATCATCGACGACGAGGACAACGATGAGGACGACGAGGAGGACTACAGCTAGGCGGTGAGGTCTTCGACCTCCAGCACGATCTCGACCTCGAACCCCTCCGAGCTCTCCAGGTAGAGCGCGGTGTGCTCGTCGCCGCCGGCGTGCGGGTAGCGGTCGGCGTACATCTCGTGCCAGCCGTGCTCCGTCGACGCCGCCCGCATCCGGTCGAGCACCTCCCGGCTCTCGACGGTGAAGGCGATGTGGTTCACGCCCGGCCTGAGCCGGTCCTGCGTGCCGTGCTGGTCCGTGGAGTGCTCCATGAAGACGTACGTCCCGTCCGGTGCCTCCCAGAAGTGACCCTTCTCCCCGGCCTCCCAGCCGAGCTCGCCGAAGAGCCAGCCCCACTCGCCCGAGGCGGTCTCGAAGTCGTCGACCCAGAGGTCCCAGTGGTGGATCGCCCGCATGCCTGCCTCCAAGCCTTCGATCTGGTCCGGACTAGCCCACGATCGCGACGTTCTTGACCTCGATGTCGTGTGCCTCTTCACCGTAGTTGTGCACGGCGGTGGCCATGGTCTCCAGCACGCTCGCGGCGCGGCCGGAGGCGTCGATCATCCTGCGTGCGGCCCGGTCCGCGGCCTGCTTCGAGCCCGTCTCGGCCGCCCACCCGGCGGTGATCCGGTCGACCTCGTCCATCAGGTCGGTGAAGAAGGTGCGCAGGTCCTCGGCGGCCGTCCTCAGGGTCGTCTCGAGGTCCTCGATGCTGGCTTCCTTGACGATCAGGCTGTTGTCGCTCATCAGAGGGGCCCCAGTCGCTGCTGGAGGTCCGAGGCCTGGCTGTGGGCCTCGTGGACGATGTCGTTCTGGGTGGTGGCGTGCTGGATGTCGACGTCACGCAGTGCGGCGGCGTACTCCTGCATTAGGGTCCCCAGCCCACCGACCTTCTCGAACCAGGTCTGCAAAGACTCCACGAGGCCGCCCGCGGCGCTGCCCATCATCCCTGGGACCGAGCTCTCGATGTCGCCGGAGAGTGTGGTCAGCAGCTTCTCGAGATCGGCGATGCTGTCCTCGACGTGCGTGGCCGCAGCGGTCTGCTGCCCGAGTGTCAGTTGAATGTTCACAGGCGCCCCAGGTTGTTTCGATGTGCCGGCGAGCGTGAGGCTACATTGTCCTCCGACGTACGCGGTCCGGTACAGACTCGAAAGGCCTTGGTGGATGCCCTCCTACGACTTCGAGGTGGACCTGGAGTCCTTGGCCAAGGCGGCGCAGGGACTGGCCGAGACGGTGCAGCTGTTCAAAGACAAGGACGTCGAGGACCTGGTGCCCTCCGAGGACGCGTGCGGCTCCGACGAGGTCTGGAGCGCGGTCGAGGAGTTCAAGGAC from Nocardioides luteus includes:
- a CDS encoding formylglycine-generating enzyme family protein yields the protein MPSDLTFGATRGPSPDPALRPPALPRKRRRTLVDLPGGTYAAGDSFGEGYQADGEGPVHQVELPGFRLDATAVTNEEFARFVKATGHVTTAEREGFSAVFHLAFEGDPRDVLGRSPEAPWWLGVRGASWRTPEGPGSNVGRRGNHPVVHVSHDDALAYCDWAGTRLPTEAEWEYAARGGRAGSRFPWGDDLEQDGTHHANVWQGVFPDTNTADDGFVTTAPVRTYDPNGFGLFQMIGNVWEWCADWFSPTYYNDLVEAGQPSDPRGPAEGLTRVMRGGSYLCHDSYCHRYRLSARSSSPPDSTAGNLGFRCAADAPDAADQSAG
- a CDS encoding sulfatase-like hydrolase/transferase; translated protein: MAPRARLAVAAVAVLAGSSIALGVMPDSTGPLGSLGTLAGNAFARVGIAPEEGVVPSTPTKTPEWAPYSTKPNILMITADDLAYEDLEFMPHTRSLLAEQGTSMTEAIAPTPICVPARASLLTGQYSQNHHTVTINGERGGYEAMNHIGTLPEALQDAGYDTLFAGKYLNGYGLRGTAKDVPPGWTDWRATTDMSTYNFIRPRINHNGKFTTYHRYTTYVMRDQANEMISAPERAEKPWYMWLNYVAPHHGGPGEPDDPEGTSTTRPAAEDKHSFDGLELPDLPYMFRTPTDAPRISASRKFFDAEGRAELRIAHEQRVEAVQALDRAVASHVLRLQATGQLDNTIIIFSSDNGYTTGGHNINGKLMHYRETQRIPLILRGPGIPVGRSLATGVGNPDIATTVMAIAGAEPGRIQDGVNFMPWLTAPAQNRVIPLSAWRVNDGHKQIYSGIRFGDWTYARFSDGSEELYDLAEDPYQIRSLALLPEYADELTELRSLSKKYADCAGDTCPKEFYPAD
- a CDS encoding DUF5709 domain-containing protein, which gives rise to MSESRENYGDYSVDDEDQITGEDALSGDVLEGEVRDELDHGIVTADHYSTDYGNTPWEEEHRECIDQRQHQEIPEPDPYAVEYDDAEEADDPDGREVGNKRAGRLVDPDQGGGEDTDSEVYGIDAGIDGAGASAEEAAMHIIDDEDNDEDDEEDYS
- a CDS encoding VOC family protein, which produces MRAIHHWDLWVDDFETASGEWGWLFGELGWEAGEKGHFWEAPDGTYVFMEHSTDQHGTQDRLRPGVNHIAFTVESREVLDRMRAASTEHGWHEMYADRYPHAGGDEHTALYLESSEGFEVEIVLEVEDLTA